A stretch of DNA from Variovorax paradoxus:
AGCCGGTCGAACGTGGACTCGAAATCCGTATCGCAGAAAAGCTGCGCGAACTGCGCCGTCGCAACGCTGAACGAGACGATTGATACCGTCTTGCAACATGCGCTCACGCCGCGCATGACCTCTCCCACATACAGCATGAGGTGAGCGGGTAAACCCCGGTCATCCCGCCCCAAAACAGCGCCGGGGCATGTCTAAAATCCCGCCCACCAAACCTACCGACGGCACATGTTGGCTGGTTTTTTGCTTGTCAAGCCAGAGGCGCCAAACCGGTGCCTCGGTAGGTGAATGGCACCCGCAAGGTGCAACACATAGGGAATCGCGTTATGGAAATATTGCTGCAGCAGATCATCAACGGTCTGGTTCTCGGCAGCATGTATGCCTTGATAGCCTTGGGCTACACCATGGTGTACGGCATCATCAATCTGATCAATTTTGCGCACGGTGAAGTGCTGATGGTGGGGGCGCTCACAAGCTGGACCATCATCGGGCTCATGAAGGACGGCATGCCCAACACACCGGGCTGGCTGATTCTTCTCGTCGCGCTGATCATTGCCTGCGTCGTCGCGGCAAGCCTCAACTTCGTGATCGAAAAAGTGGCCTACCGGCCGCTGCGCAACAGCCCCAAGCTCGCACCGCTCATCACCGCCATTGGCGTGTCGATCCTGCTGCAGACGCTGGCCATGATCATCTGGAAGCCGACCAACAAGGCGTACCCCAACCTGCTGCCGACCGACCCCATCCACGTGGGCGGCGCAGTGATCTCGCCCACGCAGGTGATGATCCTCAGCGTCACGGCGTTCTCGCTCGTGGTGCTGATGTGGCTGGTCAATTACACCAAGCTCGGCCGCGCGATGCGCGCCACCGCCGAGAACCCGCGCGTCGCGGCGCTCATGGGCATCCGGCCCGACATGGTCATCTCGGCCACCTTCATCATCGGCGCCGTGCTCGCGGCCATCGCCGGCGTGATGTACGCCTCCAACTACGGCATCGCGCAACACGCGATGGGCTTCCTGCCCGGCCTGAAGGCCTTCACGGCGGCCGTGTTCGGCGGCATCGGCAACCTGGCCGGCGCAGTGGTCGGCGGCATTCTGCTGGGCCTCATCGAGGCCATCGGCTCCGGCTACATCGGCACCCTCACGGGGGGCGTGCTGGGCAGCAACTACAGCGACATCTTCGCTTTCATCGTGCTGATCGTGATGCTCACGCTGCGGCCTTCGGGTCTGCTCGGCGAGCGCGTGGCGGACCGGGCCTGAGGAGCAGCACACCATGAAAAACAGCAAGAACCTCGCGCTCTACATCCTCGGCGTGGTCGCCGTGCTGGCGCTGCCCATCCTGTTGCAGACCCAAGGCAATGCCTGGGTGCGCATCGCCGACATCGCATTGCTCTACGTGATGCTCGCGCTCGGCCTGAACATCGTGGTCGGCTACGCCGGCCTGCTCGACCTGGGCTACGTGGCCTTCTTTGCGGTCGGCGCGTACCTCTACGCGCTGATGGGTTCGTCGCACCTCTCGGACACCTTCCCGTGGTTCAAGGCGATGTTCCCGAACGGGCTGCACACCTCGCTCCTGATCGTGGTTCCGCTCGCCCTGGTGGTGGCCGGTGTGCTCGGCGCGATGCTCGGGGCGCCCACGCTGAAGCTGCGCGGCGACTACCTCGCCATCGTGACGCTCGGCTTCGGTGAAATCATCCGGGTGTTCCTGAACAACCTCGACCAGCCGATCAACATCACCAACGGACCGAAGGGCATCACGGCGATCGACTCCATCAAGTTCTGGGGTCTCGACCTCGGCAAGGCGTGGAAGTTCGACGGCTTCACGATCTCGTCGGTCACGCTGTATTACTACCTGTTCCTCGCGCTGGTGGTGGCCACCATCATCATTTCGCACCGGCTGCAGATCTCGCGCATCGGCCGCGCCTGGATGGCCATCCGCGAAGACGAAATCGCTGCCAAGGCGATGGGCATCAACACCCGCAACATGAAGCTGCTGGCCTTCGGTATGGGCGCCAGCTTCGGCGGCGTGTCGGGCGCGATGTTCGCGGCCTTCCAGGGCTTCGTGTCGCCCGAGTCCTTCAGCCTGATGGAGTCGGTGATGATCGTCGCCATGGTCGTGCTCGGCGGCCTTGGGCACCTGCCCGG
This window harbors:
- a CDS encoding branched-chain amino acid ABC transporter permease; its protein translation is MEILLQQIINGLVLGSMYALIALGYTMVYGIINLINFAHGEVLMVGALTSWTIIGLMKDGMPNTPGWLILLVALIIACVVAASLNFVIEKVAYRPLRNSPKLAPLITAIGVSILLQTLAMIIWKPTNKAYPNLLPTDPIHVGGAVISPTQVMILSVTAFSLVVLMWLVNYTKLGRAMRATAENPRVAALMGIRPDMVISATFIIGAVLAAIAGVMYASNYGIAQHAMGFLPGLKAFTAAVFGGIGNLAGAVVGGILLGLIEAIGSGYIGTLTGGVLGSNYSDIFAFIVLIVMLTLRPSGLLGERVADRA
- a CDS encoding branched-chain amino acid ABC transporter permease — translated: MKNSKNLALYILGVVAVLALPILLQTQGNAWVRIADIALLYVMLALGLNIVVGYAGLLDLGYVAFFAVGAYLYALMGSSHLSDTFPWFKAMFPNGLHTSLLIVVPLALVVAGVLGAMLGAPTLKLRGDYLAIVTLGFGEIIRVFLNNLDQPINITNGPKGITAIDSIKFWGLDLGKAWKFDGFTISSVTLYYYLFLALVVATIIISHRLQISRIGRAWMAIREDEIAAKAMGINTRNMKLLAFGMGASFGGVSGAMFAAFQGFVSPESFSLMESVMIVAMVVLGGLGHLPGVILGAVLLAALPEVLRYVAGPLQAMTDGRLDASILRQLFIALAMIIIMLMRPRGLWPSPEHGKTLTKKNGVPVDPAHAAVAPGSLQTHAPGIDSPADEVPGAASRPMSINP